One Gimesia aquarii DNA segment encodes these proteins:
- the pyrE gene encoding orotate phosphoribosyltransferase: MFDREKLIELFRERALKFGDFTLASGKKSSYYLDGKQVVLHSHGLRLVSTGLLEMLADVEFDAIGGMSIGADPIVAGVLAIAAEQGKSLNGFMVRKEPKGHGTNKYVEGPVQPGDKVVIVDDVITTAGSALLSVDRAEEFGCEVVQALGVVDRLQGGAANFEKRNIPFKALLTIQDFGIEPPAEDE, encoded by the coding sequence ATGTTTGATCGGGAAAAGCTGATCGAGTTATTTCGAGAGCGCGCTTTAAAGTTTGGAGACTTCACACTCGCTTCGGGTAAAAAAAGTAGTTATTACCTTGATGGAAAACAGGTTGTACTACATTCGCATGGGTTGCGTTTAGTGAGCACCGGATTATTAGAAATGTTGGCTGACGTCGAATTTGATGCCATTGGCGGCATGTCAATAGGTGCAGATCCAATTGTAGCCGGTGTGCTGGCGATAGCTGCGGAACAAGGAAAGTCGCTCAACGGGTTTATGGTTCGCAAAGAACCCAAAGGACATGGAACGAATAAATATGTGGAAGGGCCTGTCCAGCCAGGTGATAAAGTCGTGATTGTGGATGATGTCATTACCACGGCTGGTAGTGCGTTGTTATCTGTTGATCGTGCCGAAGAATTTGGCTGCGAAGTGGTGCAGGCTTTAGGGGTCGTCGATCGTTTACAAGGGGGGGCTGCGAACTTTGAAAAACGCAATATTCCCTTCAAAGCGTTATTGACGATTCAAGACTTTGGAATCGAACCACCGGCGGAAGATGAGTAA
- a CDS encoding HAD family hydrolase, translating to MAQSLQEYAEWLAHRDDLIWPIPPALVVPKATPFLKPMRDVAAVTFSVYGTLLHISDGCLLFDHEQQLRMQIALDKTIKEFNMWNSMSRKPGAPWEYMLSQYRNILEDQRMSRKIAKGEKPEINSVEIWKQLIIRLQKNEYHIDESFYGGLDDFSAKVAYFFHSCLQGVEAMPEALVILNKLGERGKKVALFADAQPFTLVQVLRGLSSQGTLPPLSELFTQECFCLSYREEVRKPSMSLYERLISRFEQLGISPEQILHVGTRIHEDLAMARRFGMKTVLFAGDSLSMQASKKEVRNPDLKPDRLITNLNQLAEILD from the coding sequence ATGGCTCAATCTCTCCAAGAATATGCTGAATGGCTGGCTCACCGTGATGATCTTATCTGGCCGATCCCTCCAGCGCTAGTGGTCCCGAAGGCAACGCCTTTTTTGAAGCCTATGAGGGACGTCGCTGCAGTCACATTCAGCGTCTATGGAACATTACTCCATATTTCTGATGGTTGTTTACTGTTCGATCATGAACAACAATTGCGGATGCAAATAGCTCTCGATAAGACAATCAAAGAGTTCAATATGTGGAATAGCATGTCACGCAAACCAGGTGCTCCCTGGGAATATATGCTGTCACAATATCGCAACATCCTTGAAGACCAGAGAATGTCTCGCAAAATTGCTAAGGGAGAAAAACCGGAAATCAACTCTGTCGAAATCTGGAAACAACTTATCATTCGACTGCAGAAGAATGAATATCACATTGACGAATCCTTTTATGGTGGGCTGGATGACTTCAGTGCAAAAGTAGCTTATTTCTTTCATTCCTGTCTGCAAGGTGTCGAGGCAATGCCTGAAGCCCTGGTTATTCTTAACAAATTAGGAGAACGAGGTAAAAAAGTCGCCCTTTTCGCAGATGCACAGCCTTTCACTTTAGTCCAAGTATTGCGGGGATTAAGCTCTCAAGGTACACTGCCGCCACTCTCGGAACTCTTCACTCAGGAGTGTTTCTGTTTGTCTTATCGTGAAGAAGTCCGTAAACCATCGATGTCTCTTTATGAAAGACTTATCAGTCGTTTCGAACAATTGGGTATTTCACCAGAGCAAATTCTGCATGTTGGGACTCGTATTCATGAAGACCTGGCGATGGCCAGACGCTTTGGAATGAAGACCGTTTTATTTGCAGGCGATTCACTGAGTATGCAAGCGAGTAAAAAAGAAGTTCGAAATCCTGATTTAAAGCCTGACAGGTTGATCACTAATCTGAACCAATTAGCTGAAATCCTCGATTAA
- a CDS encoding 3-hydroxyacyl-ACP dehydratase FabZ family protein: MPPKLLYDGIDFDFENPLFGIEDIREINPQRFEMEQLSGIVHIDNEKHGIVGFKDITENEFWVRGHMPGFPLMPGVVLCECSAQLAGFYARKFKLLGGDFLGFGGMNDVRFRRPVFPNQRLVIMAQLARIRAGKRAEFNFQGLVDGDMVFSGQMIGVPIDKNQEIPGTS, translated from the coding sequence ATGCCACCCAAGTTGCTTTATGATGGAATTGATTTCGATTTCGAGAACCCTTTATTCGGAATCGAAGACATCAGAGAAATCAATCCTCAGCGATTTGAGATGGAACAACTTTCCGGTATCGTCCATATCGATAACGAAAAGCATGGCATTGTCGGTTTTAAAGATATTACTGAGAATGAATTTTGGGTGCGTGGGCACATGCCCGGTTTTCCTTTGATGCCAGGGGTAGTGCTTTGTGAATGTTCAGCCCAGTTGGCTGGTTTTTACGCTCGCAAATTCAAGTTGCTCGGCGGTGACTTCCTGGGATTTGGTGGAATGAACGATGTTCGTTTTCGCCGCCCTGTCTTTCCTAACCAGCGTCTGGTCATCATGGCGCAGTTGGCACGCATCCGCGCTGGCAAGAGAGCCGAGTTCAACTTCCAAGGTCTCGTTGATGGAGACATGGTTTTCAGTGGTCAAATGATTGGCGTGCCAATTGATAAAAATCAGGAAATCCCGGGAACCAGCTAA
- a CDS encoding glucose-6-phosphate isomerase, protein MANFLRYDDSAARRLIDNQLYEALQPDLIAAREEMLKDVTLLGTDQIPSGKQPLDAGFQNLPQQLLDEYESQKSESLLGKIQAKAQELREQSDRFLVLGIGGSYMGMRALFEALAHPWHNELTREQRQGVPRLYFEGNNVDNDSVTALKDLLQSGCQDPHDLLQRWSLTVISKSGGTLETAVGFRLFREALEAYYGADSDESRSLVVPITGLEGKLRNFSNEKGYSSVFPIPDNVGGRFSVFTAVGLFPAAVMGIDIKQLLQGAADMTQRFVTQPMGDNAVLDYTATCHLFEKEKQNTIRILSTWGKRLEALGLWYDQLLAESLGKQEKGATPLTVVNTRDLHSRGQQHQEGALDKLITNLIVEQPDSTPVSVPLVPESQNQDQLNKLKGKTVPDILSAAIEGTNRAYADVNRPTADLILPCLNEYTLGQTLQMLMLATVLEGRLIDINPYGQPGVEAYKKNMQEVLNR, encoded by the coding sequence ATGGCAAATTTCCTACGCTATGATGATTCAGCAGCTCGACGTTTGATTGATAATCAATTATACGAGGCACTCCAGCCAGATCTAATCGCAGCACGCGAAGAAATGCTGAAAGACGTGACCCTGCTGGGGACCGACCAGATACCGTCCGGCAAACAGCCTTTAGATGCTGGTTTCCAGAATTTGCCGCAGCAACTCCTAGATGAATATGAATCGCAAAAGAGTGAAAGTTTACTGGGAAAAATCCAGGCCAAGGCCCAGGAGTTGCGCGAACAGTCGGATCGATTTCTGGTTTTGGGAATTGGCGGTTCTTATATGGGGATGCGGGCATTGTTCGAAGCTTTGGCGCATCCCTGGCATAATGAATTAACGCGTGAGCAGAGGCAGGGTGTTCCCCGCCTTTATTTCGAAGGAAATAATGTCGACAACGATTCGGTGACGGCACTCAAGGATTTACTACAAAGCGGTTGCCAGGATCCACATGATCTGCTGCAACGTTGGAGTCTGACTGTCATCAGTAAATCAGGGGGCACATTAGAAACCGCGGTCGGATTTCGGCTCTTTCGTGAAGCGCTGGAAGCATACTACGGAGCCGATTCGGATGAAAGCCGTTCGCTCGTCGTTCCTATTACCGGTCTGGAAGGAAAGTTGAGAAACTTTTCTAATGAGAAAGGATATTCCAGTGTCTTTCCGATTCCCGATAATGTCGGAGGGCGTTTTTCCGTTTTCACCGCAGTCGGTTTATTCCCCGCTGCCGTGATGGGGATTGACATCAAACAACTTTTGCAGGGGGCAGCCGATATGACACAGAGATTTGTCACTCAGCCGATGGGTGACAATGCGGTGTTAGACTACACGGCGACCTGTCATCTCTTTGAAAAAGAGAAGCAGAACACGATTCGGATCCTTTCTACTTGGGGAAAACGACTTGAAGCATTAGGACTCTGGTATGATCAATTGCTGGCTGAAAGTCTGGGCAAACAGGAAAAAGGAGCGACTCCTTTGACGGTTGTGAACACCAGAGACTTACATAGTCGCGGGCAGCAGCACCAGGAGGGAGCTCTCGATAAATTGATTACAAACCTGATTGTCGAGCAACCCGATTCGACTCCCGTTTCAGTTCCTCTGGTTCCCGAAAGTCAAAACCAGGATCAGCTTAATAAACTGAAAGGGAAAACGGTTCCTGATATTCTTTCTGCAGCGATTGAAGGAACAAACCGCGCTTATGCCGACGTAAATCGTCCCACGGCAGATTTGATCCTACCCTGTCTGAATGAATATACGTTGGGGCAGACTTTGCAGATGTTAATGCTGGCAACCGTTTTAGAAGGTCGTTTAATTGACATCAATCCGTATGGCCAGCCCGGTGTGGAAGCCTACAAAAAGAACATGCAGGAAGTGTTGAATCGCTGA
- a CDS encoding helix-turn-helix domain-containing protein — protein sequence MKTIFTTGQVAKICKVAPRTVSKWFDSGRLRGYRIPGSQDRRIPREHLIRFLKEHGMPLGELEDEAMGKLLLVGADTQVRASLDDLMATEDFKIEYAVSGFEAGIQAESLHPDCVIVDFAMGRNEALMIAQNLRRNKDYTDSVLIALLSDEDNASGFDRTLFNETFRKPFDAALLAERIRTLVGRKKQIA from the coding sequence ATGAAAACGATCTTCACTACTGGCCAAGTAGCAAAGATCTGTAAGGTTGCACCCCGCACGGTTAGTAAGTGGTTCGACTCTGGACGCTTGAGAGGATACCGGATCCCCGGTTCTCAGGATCGTCGAATCCCACGTGAGCACCTTATTCGATTTCTTAAAGAACACGGCATGCCGTTAGGCGAATTGGAAGATGAAGCAATGGGCAAATTGTTGCTCGTTGGGGCAGACACTCAGGTTCGTGCAAGTCTCGATGACCTGATGGCTACCGAAGATTTCAAAATTGAATATGCCGTAAGTGGTTTTGAAGCTGGTATCCAGGCTGAATCTTTGCATCCCGATTGCGTGATTGTTGATTTTGCAATGGGCCGCAATGAAGCTCTGATGATCGCTCAAAACCTGCGACGAAACAAAGACTACACTGATTCTGTATTGATTGCCCTTCTGAGCGATGAGGATAATGCCAGTGGGTTTGACAGAACTCTGTTTAACGAAACTTTCCGGAAGCCATTTGATGCTGCATTACTAGCTGAACGGATTCGGACCTTGGTTGGACGAAAAAAGCAGATCGCCTAA